In the Campylobacter sp. RM6914 genome, one interval contains:
- the pgsA gene encoding CDP-diacylglycerol--glycerol-3-phosphate 3-phosphatidyltransferase produces the protein MSLNLPNALAIFRIALAPVMFYLLVNAPSQLPNIHISWINFFAGFVFVIASVTDFFDGYIARAWDQKTKLGAILDPLADKMLTLAAFIGLMMLGRANPWAIYLILIREFFITGFRVVIASEGLNVAASMAGKVKTVFQMIAIGWLTMQWWGAEILLWVAVALTMYSGYEYIAVYVRAQKH, from the coding sequence ATGAGCCTAAACCTGCCAAACGCTCTTGCTATCTTTCGCATAGCCCTCGCTCCGGTAATGTTTTACTTGCTTGTAAACGCACCGTCTCAGCTACCAAACATTCATATTAGCTGGATAAATTTTTTCGCCGGATTTGTTTTTGTTATCGCTTCCGTTACAGACTTTTTTGACGGCTATATAGCTAGAGCATGGGATCAAAAAACAAAGCTAGGTGCCATACTTGACCCGCTTGCGGATAAGATGCTAACCCTGGCTGCCTTTATAGGACTTATGATGTTGGGCAGAGCAAACCCATGGGCGATATACCTTATCCTTATAAGAGAATTTTTTATAACAGGCTTTAGGGTGGTGATAGCAAGCGAAGGGCTAAATGTTGCCGCGTCAATGGCCGGCAAGGTTAAAACGGTCTTTCAGATGATAGCTATAGGCTGGCTTACCATGCAATGGTGGGGAGCTGAAATTTTGCTTTGGGTGGCTGTGGCACTTACGATGTATTCCGGATATGAGTATATAGCCGTTTATGTTAGAGCACAAAAGCATTAA
- a CDS encoding enoyl-ACP reductase, translating to MTNEFQGKTLVVSGGTRGIGRAIVIEFAKAGCNIAFTFNSNEELANEQAKELEKEYGIKARAYPLNILEPEKYKDLFLKIDEDFDRVDFFISNAIISGRAVAGGYTKFMKLKPRGINNIFTATVNAFVVGTQEAAKRMEKVGGGAIISLSSTGNLVYIENYSGHGTAKAAVEAMARYAATELGEKNIRVNVVSGGPIETDALRAFTNYEEVRDFTAKLSPLNRMGQPDDLAGACKFLCSSKASWVTGHTFIIDGGTTFK from the coding sequence ATAACCAATGAATTTCAAGGTAAGACTTTAGTCGTCAGTGGAGGCACGAGAGGCATAGGTCGTGCGATAGTGATCGAGTTTGCAAAAGCAGGTTGCAATATCGCTTTTACATTTAACTCAAACGAAGAGTTGGCAAACGAGCAAGCAAAAGAGCTTGAAAAAGAGTATGGTATAAAAGCTCGTGCATATCCGCTAAATATACTTGAACCTGAAAAATACAAAGATCTATTTTTAAAGATAGATGAAGACTTTGATAGAGTAGACTTTTTTATCTCAAACGCAATTATCTCAGGTCGCGCGGTCGCGGGTGGATATACTAAATTTATGAAGCTAAAGCCTCGCGGCATAAACAATATCTTTACAGCAACCGTAAATGCATTTGTAGTAGGGACACAAGAGGCTGCCAAAAGAATGGAAAAAGTTGGCGGAGGCGCTATTATCTCATTAAGCTCAACCGGAAATTTAGTTTATATAGAAAACTATTCGGGTCACGGCACAGCAAAAGCTGCCGTAGAGGCCATGGCTAGATATGCTGCGACTGAGCTAGGAGAGAAAAATATCCGCGTAAACGTAGTAAGCGGCGGTCCGATAGAAACAGACGCTTTAAGGGCTTTTACAAACTATGAGGAAGTGCGCGACTTTACAGCAAAGCTTAGCCCACTAAATCGCATGGGACAGCCTGACGATCTAGCAGGAGCATGTAAATTTCTTTGCTCTTCTAAGGCTAGTTGGGTAACAGGACATACATTTATCATAGATGGTGGAACAACATTTAAATAA
- the dapA gene encoding 4-hydroxy-tetrahydrodipicolinate synthase — MSEILQGGMTALITPFRNGKLDEETYEKLIKRQIKNGIDVVVPVGTTGESATLTHDEHRVCIEIAVNACKGTNVKVLAGAGSNATHEAIDIAQFAQSHGADGILSVAPYYNKPTQEGLYLHYKALAQSVEIPVILYNVPGRTGSDILPKTAIRIFRDCKNVIGIKEATGSIDRCVDILAHEPNILVISGEDAINYPILSNGGKGVISVTANLLPNEIADLTHFALQEKFKEAKAINDNLYDINKVLFCESNPIPIKAAMFIAGLTPTLEYRLPLCNPSNDNLKLIEQTMKKYNIKGF; from the coding sequence ATGAGCGAAATTTTACAAGGTGGTATGACCGCCCTTATAACGCCTTTTCGCAACGGTAAACTAGACGAAGAAACCTATGAAAAACTGATAAAAAGACAGATAAAAAACGGCATAGACGTTGTTGTTCCAGTAGGCACAACCGGCGAGAGTGCCACGCTAACGCATGATGAGCACCGCGTTTGCATAGAAATAGCCGTAAATGCGTGCAAAGGCACAAATGTTAAAGTACTAGCAGGCGCCGGAAGTAACGCAACTCATGAAGCTATCGATATAGCACAATTTGCTCAAAGTCACGGCGCGGACGGCATACTTTCAGTTGCTCCGTATTATAATAAACCAACCCAAGAAGGACTTTATCTACACTACAAAGCCCTAGCTCAAAGCGTTGAAATTCCGGTCATTTTATATAACGTTCCGGGTCGTACAGGCTCAGATATCTTACCAAAAACAGCGATTAGAATTTTTAGGGATTGCAAAAATGTTATCGGCATAAAAGAGGCAACCGGAAGCATAGACAGATGTGTTGATATCTTAGCTCACGAGCCAAATATCTTAGTTATAAGCGGAGAGGACGCCATAAACTATCCAATCCTTTCAAACGGTGGCAAAGGCGTGATCTCGGTAACGGCGAATTTACTTCCAAATGAGATAGCCGATCTTACACATTTTGCATTGCAAGAAAAATTTAAAGAAGCAAAAGCTATAAATGATAATCTTTACGATATAAACAAAGTTTTATTTTGCGAGAGCAACCCGATACCTATAAAAGCGGCAATGTTTATCGCGGGTCTCACACCGACATTAGAGTATCGTCTGCCACTTTGCAATCCAAGTAACGACAACCTAAAACTTATTGAACAAACAATGAAAAAATACAACATAAAAGGATTTTAA
- a CDS encoding M16 family metallopeptidase, which yields MIKFNKLKLANKLEIYHIPLNKGSKVINVDIFYKVGSRNEIMGKSGIAHMLEHLNFKSTKNLKTGEFDEIVKGFGGSNNASTGFDYTHYFIKCSNSNLEKSLELFAELMSNLSLKDKEFQPERDVVHEERRWRTDNNPIGYLYFRLFNNAFIYHPYHWTPIGFIKDIQNWNIKDIKEFHETYYQPQNAILLIVGDIGKKEAFRLAKEKFEHIKNKNKIPKLHCVEPEQDGAKRAIVYKDTQTQMLAIAYKIPPFNHDDQIGLNALSEYLSNGKSSILQRVLVDELQLVNQIYAYNLDSIDENLFIFLAICNPDVRAEDVEIKIKELINDLKENLVSDDDVLRVKNLIKSDFVYSFDSSARVANLYGSYLARGDISPLYKFEENIENIDANMLKQTAQKYFVDKKSTTIILKKEEQ from the coding sequence TTGATAAAATTTAACAAACTAAAACTTGCTAATAAACTTGAAATTTATCACATACCTTTAAACAAAGGCTCAAAAGTCATAAATGTAGATATATTTTACAAAGTTGGTTCACGTAACGAGATCATGGGTAAAAGTGGTATCGCACACATGCTTGAGCATCTAAATTTCAAATCAACCAAAAATTTAAAAACCGGAGAATTTGACGAGATAGTTAAAGGTTTTGGCGGTTCAAACAACGCTAGCACGGGCTTTGACTATACGCATTATTTTATCAAATGTTCAAATTCAAATTTAGAAAAATCCCTAGAACTTTTTGCAGAACTTATGTCAAATTTAAGCCTAAAAGACAAAGAGTTTCAGCCTGAAAGAGATGTCGTCCATGAGGAGCGCAGATGGAGAACAGACAACAATCCTATAGGCTATCTTTACTTTAGACTGTTTAATAACGCCTTTATCTATCATCCATATCACTGGACGCCTATCGGTTTTATAAAGGATATACAAAACTGGAACATAAAAGATATTAAAGAATTTCACGAAACATACTATCAGCCACAAAACGCAATCTTGCTAATAGTCGGTGATATCGGCAAAAAAGAGGCGTTTAGGCTTGCAAAAGAGAAATTCGAACATATAAAAAATAAAAACAAAATTCCAAAACTACACTGCGTAGAGCCTGAACAAGACGGTGCTAAGCGTGCTATTGTCTATAAAGATACACAAACACAAATGCTCGCAATTGCTTATAAAATTCCTCCGTTTAACCACGATGATCAAATCGGATTAAACGCACTAAGCGAATACCTAAGCAACGGCAAGAGCTCTATACTTCAGCGTGTTTTAGTTGATGAACTTCAGCTTGTAAATCAAATTTACGCATACAATCTTGACAGTATAGATGAAAATTTATTTATATTTTTAGCCATCTGCAACCCTGATGTAAGGGCCGAGGATGTCGAAATTAAGATCAAAGAGCTAATAAACGATCTCAAAGAAAATTTAGTAAGCGATGATGATGTCTTAAGGGTTAAAAATTTAATCAAAAGCGACTTTGTTTATTCGTTTGATAGCTCGGCAAGAGTTGCAAATTTATATGGAAGTTATCTTGCAAGAGGCGACATAAGCCCTCTTTATAAATTTGAAGAAAATATAGAAAATATCGATGCAAATATGCTTAAACAAACGGCGCAAAAATACTTTGTCGATAAAAAATCAACAACGATAATCTTAAAAAAGGAAGAGCAATGA
- a CDS encoding quinone-dependent dihydroorotate dehydrogenase, with amino-acid sequence MSLNYDTLKSVFFKFDPETVHKIAEITMIGANCVFPGSLSFLANKCVINDARLQQNLLGSIYNNPIGIGGGFDKNATMFAALTALGFGYLEFGTFTPKAQPGNQKPRLFRLVEEESIQNAMGFNNDGSQKIKQRVEKLYPNVVPLWANIGKNKITPNEKAIEDYEVLVKDFSEICDAFVVNISSPNTPNLRDLQESEFITELFSKIKPLTKKPIILKISPDLSHEKAIKLSQSAVANGADGIIVSNTSIDYSLSNSPKLQNFGGLSGKVITQKSREIFKAVADELYGKTVLIACGGIDNAQEAYDRIKMGASLIQIFTSFIFKGPMICRDINEGVLKLLEADGYANISEAIGVDIRK; translated from the coding sequence ATGAGTCTTAACTACGATACTTTAAAGTCTGTATTTTTTAAATTTGACCCTGAAACCGTACACAAGATCGCTGAAATCACAATGATCGGTGCAAACTGTGTATTTCCGGGCTCACTTAGCTTTTTAGCAAACAAATGCGTGATAAATGACGCCAGACTTCAACAAAATTTACTAGGAAGCATTTACAACAACCCTATCGGCATTGGTGGTGGTTTTGACAAGAACGCAACCATGTTTGCCGCACTTACAGCACTTGGCTTTGGCTATCTTGAATTTGGCACATTTACACCAAAAGCGCAACCAGGCAACCAAAAACCACGTCTTTTTCGTTTAGTTGAAGAAGAGAGTATACAAAACGCTATGGGCTTTAATAATGACGGTAGCCAAAAGATAAAGCAGCGAGTAGAAAAACTATATCCCAACGTAGTGCCACTTTGGGCAAATATCGGCAAAAATAAAATCACTCCAAATGAAAAAGCGATAGAGGATTATGAAGTATTAGTAAAAGATTTTAGTGAAATTTGTGATGCTTTTGTAGTAAATATCTCATCTCCAAACACTCCAAATTTGCGCGATCTACAAGAGAGCGAATTTATAACAGAGCTTTTTAGTAAAATAAAACCTTTAACCAAAAAGCCTATTATTTTAAAAATTTCACCCGACTTAAGCCACGAAAAAGCGATAAAGCTCTCTCAAAGTGCCGTAGCCAACGGTGCTGACGGTATCATCGTTTCAAACACAAGTATAGACTACTCTCTATCAAATTCACCCAAACTTCAAAATTTTGGCGGACTAAGCGGCAAGGTCATCACTCAAAAATCAAGAGAAATTTTTAAAGCAGTAGCGGACGAACTTTACGGCAAAACTGTGCTAATTGCTTGTGGTGGTATAGATAATGCACAAGAGGCTTATGATCGTATTAAAATGGGTGCCAGTTTGATACAAATTTTTACAAGCTTTATCTTTAAAGGTCCTATGATCTGTCGTGATATAAACGAAGGGGTTTTAAAACTTTTAGAAGCAGACGGTTACGCAAACATTAGTGAAGCTATCGGCGTTGACATTAGAAAGTAA